The DNA window TCGCAGAAGAATTGCGTTCAATGCGCCGCGGCCCAGTTCGGCCCCTGCCCGGCATCGACGACCAGCGGCACGTCGAGCGCGACCACGGGAAGCGCTGCCCCCTCCATCACCTCGCGCACGCGCGCGATCACCTCGTCCGCCGCGCCCGCCTCGACCTCGAAGATCAGTTCGTCATGGACCTGCAGCAGCATCTTCGCCGGCATCCTTGAAATCGCCTCGGGCATCCGGATCATCGCGCGGCGGATGATGTCGGCCGCGGTGCCCTGGATCGGCGCGTTGATCGCGGCCCGCTTGGCAAAGCCCGCCTGCGGGCCCTTGGCACCGATCTCAGGCGTATGGATGCGCCGCCCGAACAGGGTCTGCACGTAGCCGTGATCCTTCGCGAAAGCCACGGTCGCATCCATGTAGTCGCGGATGCCCGGGAAGCGCTCGAAATAGCGGTCGATGAAGCCCTGCGCCTCGCTGCGCGGAATGCGCAGGTTTCGCGCGAGGCCAAAGCCCGAAATCCCGTAGATCACCCCGAAATTGATTGCCTTGGCGCGGCGGCGGATCTCGGGCGTCATCTCGGCCATCGGCACATCGAACATCTCGGAGGCGGTCATGGCATGGATGTCCTGACCGTCGCGGAAGGCCTGTTTCAGGGCCTCGATCCCGGCCACATGGGCCAGGATGCGAAGCTCGATCTGCGAATAGTCGAGGCTCAGCAGAACCTTGCCCTCCTCGGCCACGAAAGCCTCGCGGATGCGGCGCCCCTCTTCGGAGCGCACGGGAATGTTCTGCAGGTTCGGATCGGTCGAGGCAAGGCGCCCCGTCACCGCCCCGGTGATCACGTAAGAGGTATGCACGCGCCCCGTCTCGGGGTTGATATGGTCCTGCAGCGCGTCGGTATAGGTCGATTTCAGCTTCGAGAGCTGGCGCCAGTCCAGTACCCGTGCGGGCAGGTCGTGCCCCTCGGCCGCGAGATCCTCCAGCACGTCGGCGCCGGTGCCATAGGCGCCGGTCTTGCCCTTCTTGCCGCCCGAGAGGCTCATCTTGTCGAACAGGATCTCGCCCAGCTGCTTGGGGCTGCCCACATTGAAGCTCTCGCCCGCCAGCTCGTGGATCTCGGCCTCGAGCGCGGCCATCTTCTGGGCGAAGGCATTCGACATCCTCGACAGCGTGTCGCGGTCGACCTTGATGCCATGCATCTCCATCTGGGCCAGCACCGGCACCAGCGGACGTTCGAGCGTCTCGTAGACCGTCGCGACCCTGGCCCGGTGCAGCTGCGGCTTGAAGAGCCGGGCGAGCCTCAGCGTGACATCGGCATCCTCGGCCGCGTATTTCACCGCCTCGGCGACCGGCACCTTGTCGAAGGTGATCTGCGACTTGCCCGAGCCCAGCAGCGACTTGATCGGGATCGGCTCGTGCCCGAGATAGCGTTCCGACAGCGCATCCATCGAATGGCCATGCAGCCCGGCATGCATCGCGTATGACATCAGCATGGTGTCGTCGATGGGCGCGACCGCGATGCCATGGCGGGCAAGGATCTTGGCATCGTATTTCATGTTCTGCCCGATCTTCATCACCGCCGGGTCTTCCAGCAGCGGCTTGAGCAGGGCCAGCGCCTCGTCCATCGGCATCTGCCCCCCGGCCAGCGCCGCCGAGCCGAAGAGATCGCCCTCCCCCTCGCGATGGCCCAGCGGGATGTAGCAGGCCTGCCCCGGCTCGACCGCCAGCGAGATGCCCACGAGATCCACCCGCATCTCATCAAGCCCGGTGGTCTCGGTATCGACCGCGACCCAGCCCCGGGCATGGGCGCGCGCGATCCAGACCTCAAGCGCGGCGGCGTCGCGCACGCAGTCATAAGCCCCGGGCTCGAAAGGCAACGCGGCCGGCGCCTCGGGCGCGGCGGGATCGGCGGCGGTGGGGCTTGTCTCGGGTAGCGCGGGCGGCTCGGCGCCCAGCGCATCCGCGACCCGCTTCAGCAGGGTGCGGAACTCCATCTGCGACAGGAACCCGAGCAGGGCCCCGGCATCGGGCGCCTTCACCTCGAGATCATCCAGGGTCTCGTCGAGCGGCGTCGCGGCATCGAGCGTCACCAGCTTCTTCGACAGCTCGATCTGGGCGCGGTTCTCGATCAGGGTCTGGCGGCGCTTGGGCTGCTTGATCTCCTCGGCCCGGTCCAGCAGCGTTTCCAGATCGCCATAGTCCTGGATCAGCTGGGCGGCGGTCTTGATCCCGATCCCCGGCGCGCCGGGAATGTTGTCGACGGAATCGCCCGCCAGCGCCTGCACGTCGACGACACGGTCGGGCCCGACGCCGAACTTGGCCTCGACCTCCTCGACGCCGATCCGCCTGTTCTTCATCGCATCGAGCATCTCGACCCCGTTGCCGACCAGCTGCATCAGGTCCTTGTCGGAACTGACGATGGTCACCCGCCCGCCCTTTTCGACCGCCTGCCGCGCAAAGGTCGCGATGATATCGTCGGCCTCGTAATT is part of the Rhodovulum sp. MB263 genome and encodes:
- the polA gene encoding DNA polymerase I, yielding MTEGFGKGCHLHLIDGSAFIFRAFHALPPLTRKSDGLPIGAVAGFCNMIHKYVQDNRGPDAPTHVAVIFDKGSHTFRNDLYDLYKANRDEMPADLRPQIPLTREATRAFNIACIEKENYEADDIIATFARQAVEKGGRVTIVSSDKDLMQLVGNGVEMLDAMKNRRIGVEEVEAKFGVGPDRVVDVQALAGDSVDNIPGAPGIGIKTAAQLIQDYGDLETLLDRAEEIKQPKRRQTLIENRAQIELSKKLVTLDAATPLDETLDDLEVKAPDAGALLGFLSQMEFRTLLKRVADALGAEPPALPETSPTAADPAAPEAPAALPFEPGAYDCVRDAAALEVWIARAHARGWVAVDTETTGLDEMRVDLVGISLAVEPGQACYIPLGHREGEGDLFGSAALAGGQMPMDEALALLKPLLEDPAVMKIGQNMKYDAKILARHGIAVAPIDDTMLMSYAMHAGLHGHSMDALSERYLGHEPIPIKSLLGSGKSQITFDKVPVAEAVKYAAEDADVTLRLARLFKPQLHRARVATVYETLERPLVPVLAQMEMHGIKVDRDTLSRMSNAFAQKMAALEAEIHELAGESFNVGSPKQLGEILFDKMSLSGGKKGKTGAYGTGADVLEDLAAEGHDLPARVLDWRQLSKLKSTYTDALQDHINPETGRVHTSYVITGAVTGRLASTDPNLQNIPVRSEEGRRIREAFVAEEGKVLLSLDYSQIELRILAHVAGIEALKQAFRDGQDIHAMTASEMFDVPMAEMTPEIRRRAKAINFGVIYGISGFGLARNLRIPRSEAQGFIDRYFERFPGIRDYMDATVAFAKDHGYVQTLFGRRIHTPEIGAKGPQAGFAKRAAINAPIQGTAADIIRRAMIRMPEAISRMPAKMLLQVHDELIFEVEAGAADEVIARVREVMEGAALPVVALDVPLVVDAGQGPNWAAAH